The following proteins are encoded in a genomic region of Reichenbachiella sp.:
- a CDS encoding CASTOR/POLLUX-related putative ion channel: MNNSSSLIAKLKYQFDNYVSKGTMTLIGGLGILTLILVVILAVILVMTGFEVEAGQSIGYPESLWQNMIHMLDPGTLGNTTGGWALRVYLLAVTLVGVVVLSTLIGLVSNGILTKLEDLRKGRSFVIEKDHTLILGWSSKIFTIISELVEANENLKEGVIVILAERDKVEMEDEIRLKVGDTANTRVICRTGSPIDIDDIYIANPFQSKSIIVLDKDNENSDSQIIKTIVAIVTNPKRRKEPYHITAEIQDSKNYEVAKMVGQDEVELILSDDFISRIMVQTSRQSGLSVVYIELMDYDGDEIYFMEEPSLVGRTFREIIFAYEDSAIMGLQFADGTVAINPPMDTVFNEGDQVIGITEDDDTLVPSGLTDYLIESDRLLERPEEETNEEQILIIGWNDRAKNIIRELDHYAPFGSTVKVVSKFEDPVTVIQRLKPTLKNLTVEFKRAETTDRETLEKLEIPNFDYIILLCYEQHFPVQEADAQTLITLLHIRSIAERTEKHLNLVSEMIDMKNRLLADITSADDFIVSDKLLSLLMTQVSENKFLMRVFEDLFDADGSEIYIKPATEYVAIGEPVNFYTILESAARKNEVALGYRVLAKSKDPNQAYGVVVNPKKSEMIELTERDEIIVLSED; encoded by the coding sequence ATGAATAATAGCTCTTCTCTAATTGCTAAGCTCAAATATCAATTTGATAATTATGTGTCAAAAGGTACCATGACTCTGATCGGAGGACTGGGGATCTTGACTCTTATTCTTGTAGTCATTCTTGCAGTTATTTTGGTAATGACTGGATTTGAAGTAGAAGCAGGCCAGAGTATTGGCTACCCAGAGTCTCTTTGGCAAAATATGATTCACATGTTGGATCCAGGTACCTTAGGAAATACCACTGGTGGCTGGGCCCTAAGGGTTTACCTACTAGCTGTTACTTTGGTCGGTGTAGTTGTACTTTCTACATTGATCGGTCTGGTATCGAATGGTATTTTGACTAAGCTGGAAGACCTGAGAAAGGGAAGGTCATTTGTAATTGAGAAGGATCATACCTTGATCTTAGGCTGGTCGTCAAAAATATTTACCATTATCTCTGAGTTGGTAGAAGCTAATGAAAACCTGAAAGAGGGAGTGATTGTTATCCTTGCCGAAAGAGATAAGGTGGAAATGGAAGATGAAATTCGTCTGAAAGTAGGTGACACAGCAAATACCAGAGTGATCTGCCGTACGGGTAGCCCGATTGATATTGATGATATCTACATTGCCAATCCATTCCAGTCGAAGTCTATTATTGTTTTGGACAAAGACAATGAAAATTCTGATTCGCAAATTATAAAAACAATTGTAGCGATTGTAACCAACCCAAAGAGAAGAAAAGAGCCATATCATATTACAGCGGAAATTCAAGATAGTAAGAACTATGAAGTAGCTAAAATGGTAGGTCAGGATGAGGTAGAGCTCATTTTGTCTGATGATTTTATTTCTAGAATCATGGTGCAGACCAGTAGACAGTCTGGTTTGAGTGTGGTTTACATAGAATTAATGGACTACGATGGCGATGAAATTTATTTCATGGAGGAACCATCTTTGGTGGGTAGAACCTTCCGGGAAATCATCTTTGCCTACGAAGACTCAGCGATTATGGGATTGCAGTTTGCTGATGGAACGGTTGCGATCAACCCTCCAATGGATACTGTTTTCAATGAAGGTGATCAGGTAATTGGTATCACTGAGGATGATGATACGTTAGTGCCATCTGGATTGACCGATTACCTTATTGAAAGTGATAGATTGCTAGAAAGACCCGAAGAAGAAACTAATGAAGAGCAGATTCTAATTATCGGTTGGAATGACAGAGCTAAAAATATCATTCGTGAGCTAGATCATTACGCACCATTTGGATCTACCGTAAAGGTTGTTTCCAAGTTTGAGGATCCAGTGACAGTCATTCAACGGTTGAAACCAACCTTGAAGAACTTAACGGTTGAATTTAAGCGTGCCGAGACTACAGATCGCGAGACACTTGAAAAACTTGAAATACCTAACTTTGACTATATTATTTTGCTTTGTTACGAACAGCATTTCCCTGTTCAAGAGGCGGATGCTCAGACACTAATTACACTTCTGCATATCAGAAGTATTGCTGAGCGAACAGAAAAGCACTTGAATCTAGTGAGTGAAATGATCGATATGAAAAATCGATTGTTGGCTGATATCACCAGTGCCGATGACTTTATCGTAAGTGATAAATTACTCAGTTTGCTGATGACTCAGGTTTCAGAAAACAAATTCTTGATGCGTGTATTCGAGGACTTGTTTGATGCAGATGGGTCTGAAATTTACATTAAACCTGCTACGGAGTATGTAGCGATAGGTGAGCCAGTCAACTTCTATACCATACTTGAATCTGCGGCACGCAAGAATGAAGTAGCCTTAGGCTATAGAGTACTTGCTAAGAGTAAAGACCCTAATCAAGCTTACGGTGTCGTCGTCAATCCTAAGAAGTCAGAAATGATAGAACTGACGGAAAGAGACGAAATTATTGTACTATCAGAAGATTAA
- a CDS encoding TonB-dependent receptor domain-containing protein produces the protein MNKVLLTLGLIIGAATLSLAQQGFLRGQIIDGSNGEGLFGATVTKQGTTQGSVADFDGNFSLALAPGTHNIMVQFVSYQPQTIEGVVIVEGEVTNLNITLSEDVQQLEAVVVTAEQIRDNEVALMAVQRKSANTIDGISSAAFTKVGDSNLSSAMNRVTGVTVQGGKYVYVRGLGDRYTKTSMNGMIVPGLDPDRNDVQIDIFPTAILENVMVYKTFSPNLNGDFAGGLVDIQTKAFPEEKSTSVSLSMGYNPDMHFKSNNVSYDGSSTDFLGWDNGDRELPIAKDTEIPTLPNDFVAETTRKFNPTMGVDRSRNFMDVGVSVLHRNQIQREKVTWGYNAILNYKSTNTFYQGFERKRYEKDRTTSEVALERDFSAVGDLSAKNILWSGLATLAAKTDNHTIGTTLLHTQNGVSTALTREMNFTSLNNPTKIHNDILGYTQRSMTNNITYGKHSFGKLRVDWSNSLLFSKMSDPDYRDTRINEDDDDLAFRNGGGISRFWRSLDEVSESLKADLTYSLNDNNKLKAGGLMSFRNREFDVNNYAYEPISAFDVESLDPNDLLVEENLYSSSNPDGLYIQDNSNAYNDYEGRQNIFAAYLMNEMQMTPKLKSIYGVRVENANMFYSGVRLNEDGTEQLEDNTKTLNETNFLPSVSLVYALRDDMNLRGSFNKTLARPSFKEKSSAFIEDPITRIRFSGNLDIKQAEILNYDLRWEYFFTASEMFSVSFFYKDFTDHIALVFFPNSPGQLKPRNVGEATVYGSEIEVRKNLGMISSSLENLSLGGNFSYVISKVNRKTVAVNEEGQTEYDSEVEYKGTDEGVNQYRDMSGQSPYVVNGYLNYDNRLLGLNANLSYNVQGETITFIGTSNVPDVYTKPFQSLNLKVSKTFGEEANSQVSFTAKNILNSEKQQVYKFGNEEELFSLYKPGRLFQLKYTYTF, from the coding sequence AACAAGGATTTTTAAGAGGACAGATTATTGATGGGTCAAATGGTGAAGGACTATTTGGGGCTACTGTCACTAAGCAAGGAACCACTCAAGGTTCAGTTGCCGATTTCGATGGTAACTTCTCACTGGCATTAGCGCCAGGTACTCATAATATTATGGTTCAGTTTGTTTCTTATCAACCACAAACCATAGAAGGTGTGGTGATCGTGGAAGGAGAAGTAACTAACCTCAATATTACCCTTTCAGAAGATGTGCAGCAATTAGAAGCTGTTGTGGTAACAGCGGAGCAAATCAGAGACAACGAAGTGGCTTTGATGGCGGTACAAAGAAAGTCGGCTAATACCATAGATGGTATTTCTTCTGCCGCATTCACTAAAGTAGGAGACAGCAATTTGTCTTCTGCCATGAATCGTGTGACAGGTGTTACCGTGCAAGGTGGAAAATATGTCTATGTAAGAGGTTTGGGTGACAGATATACTAAGACCTCGATGAACGGTATGATCGTGCCCGGTTTGGATCCAGATAGAAACGATGTACAGATTGATATCTTTCCAACGGCCATACTTGAAAACGTAATGGTATATAAGACGTTCAGTCCAAATCTAAATGGCGACTTTGCTGGTGGTTTGGTTGATATTCAAACCAAAGCATTTCCTGAAGAAAAATCGACTTCAGTTTCTCTTTCTATGGGTTATAACCCAGATATGCATTTCAAATCTAATAATGTGAGCTATGATGGGTCAAGCACTGATTTTTTAGGTTGGGACAATGGTGATAGAGAATTGCCAATCGCTAAGGATACCGAAATACCGACCTTACCAAATGATTTTGTAGCTGAGACTACTAGAAAATTCAATCCAACGATGGGTGTGGATCGCTCAAGAAATTTCATGGATGTTGGAGTATCAGTATTGCATAGAAATCAAATACAAAGAGAAAAAGTAACCTGGGGTTATAATGCTATTTTGAATTATAAAAGCACCAATACTTTCTATCAAGGATTTGAAAGAAAGAGATATGAAAAAGATAGAACGACGAGTGAAGTGGCTTTGGAACGTGACTTTTCAGCAGTTGGTGATCTAAGTGCGAAGAATATCTTGTGGAGTGGGTTGGCAACCTTAGCTGCGAAGACAGACAATCACACTATTGGGACAACGTTGTTGCATACTCAAAATGGGGTTTCCACGGCACTTACAAGAGAAATGAATTTCACTTCCCTAAATAATCCAACTAAAATTCATAACGACATATTAGGATATACGCAGCGTTCCATGACTAACAATATCACTTATGGTAAGCACAGTTTTGGTAAGCTGAGAGTGGATTGGTCTAATTCTTTGTTGTTTTCTAAAATGAGTGATCCGGATTATAGAGATACAAGAATCAATGAAGACGACGATGATTTAGCTTTTAGAAATGGTGGAGGAATTAGCCGGTTTTGGAGAAGCCTCGATGAAGTAAGTGAAAGCTTAAAAGCGGACTTGACCTATAGCTTAAATGACAACAACAAGCTAAAAGCGGGAGGTTTAATGTCTTTCCGAAATAGAGAATTTGATGTAAATAACTATGCGTATGAGCCGATATCTGCTTTTGATGTAGAGTCACTTGATCCGAATGATCTTTTGGTGGAAGAAAATTTATATTCATCAAGTAATCCAGATGGTTTGTATATTCAAGATAATAGCAATGCCTATAATGACTATGAAGGTCGTCAGAACATATTCGCGGCTTATTTGATGAATGAAATGCAAATGACCCCAAAGTTGAAATCGATCTATGGTGTGAGAGTTGAAAACGCTAATATGTTTTATTCAGGTGTTCGTTTGAACGAGGATGGTACCGAGCAATTAGAGGATAACACTAAGACATTAAACGAAACTAACTTTCTTCCATCTGTGAGTTTGGTATATGCCCTTAGAGATGATATGAATTTAAGAGGATCATTTAATAAGACTTTGGCTAGGCCATCATTCAAAGAGAAGTCTTCAGCTTTTATTGAAGATCCTATTACTAGAATCAGATTTTCAGGAAACCTTGATATCAAACAAGCCGAAATCTTAAATTATGATTTGAGATGGGAGTACTTCTTCACGGCAAGTGAAATGTTCTCAGTTTCTTTTTTCTACAAAGATTTTACCGATCACATAGCCTTAGTTTTCTTTCCAAACAGTCCTGGCCAATTGAAGCCAAGAAACGTTGGAGAGGCAACAGTATATGGATCTGAGATCGAAGTTCGAAAGAATTTAGGCATGATAAGTTCATCTCTTGAAAATCTTTCCTTAGGAGGTAACTTCTCTTATGTGATTTCAAAAGTGAATCGTAAGACTGTAGCAGTTAATGAAGAAGGGCAGACAGAATACGATAGTGAAGTGGAATACAAAGGAACAGATGAAGGGGTAAATCAATATCGTGATATGAGTGGACAATCTCCATATGTTGTCAATGGTTATTTGAACTATGATAACAGATTGTTGGGACTGAATGCCAACTTATCATACAATGTACAAGGAGAGACTATCACGTTCATTGGTACTTCTAATGTACCTGATGTTTACACTAAACCATTCCAAAGTTTGAATCTAAAAGTATCGAAGACTTTCGGAGAAGAAGCAAATTCTCAAGTGAGCTTTACAGCTAAAAATATATTGAATTCAGAAAAACAGCAGGTTTATAAATTTGGAAACGAAGAGGAGCTATTCTCTTTGTATAAGCCAGGCCGATTATTTCAACTAAAATATACTTACACTTTTTAA